One window of the Nicotiana tabacum cultivar K326 chromosome 4, ASM71507v2, whole genome shotgun sequence genome contains the following:
- the LOC107828979 gene encoding trehalose-phosphate phosphatase A translates to MDLKSNTSPVVTDPAPMTQSRLGIHSALMPYSPTGATFSPTLFLTIPRKKPGILDDVRSNTWLDAMKSSSPTHSKKNKDSNTELAANEGVLGYRIWMLKYPSALSSFEQITNYAKGKRIALFLDYDGTLSPIVDDPDRAFMSGAMRATVRNVAKYFPTAIISGRSRDKVYDFVGLAELYYAGSHGMDIMGPVRSVSDDYSCIRSTNKQGKEVNLFQPAGEFLPMIDEVFRSLIELTKDITGAKVENNKFCVSVHYRNVDEKSWSTIGESVDELLKHYPRLRLTHGRKVLEVRPVLNWDKGKAVEFLLESLGLKNCDDVLPIYVGDDRTDEDAFKVLREGNKGYGILVSSAPKESSAFYSLRDPSEVMEFLKCLVSWKKSSGFSN, encoded by the exons ATGGACCTGAAATCAAATACTTCCCCTGTTGTCACTGATCCTGCCCCAATGACTCAGTCCAGATTGGGCATCCACTCTGCTTTGATGCCATACTCACCGACTGGGGCAACTTTCTCTCCCACACTATTCCTTACTATCCCAAGGAAGAAGCCAGGAATCCTAGATGATGTTAGATCAAACACTTGGTTGGATGCCATGAAATCGTCATCTCCTACACACAGCAAGAAAAATAAGGATTCCAATACTGAACTAGCAGCAAATGAAGGTGTTCTTGGCTACCGCATCTGGATG CTCAAGTATCCCTCGGCACTTTCATCATTTGAGCAAATCACCAATTATGCAAAAGGCAAAAGGATAGCACTCTTTTTGGACTATGATGGGACTTTATCACCAATTGTAGATGATCCAGATCGAGCCTTCATGTCTGGTGCT ATGCGCGCTACTGTGAGGAATGTGGCTAAATATTTTCCCACAGCAATTATTAGTGGGAGAAGCCGAGATAAG GTATATGACTTTGTCGGACTAGCAGAACTTTACTATGCTGGTAGTCATGGGATGGATATAATGGGTCCTGTTCGATCCGTTTCTGATGACTATAGTTGTATTAGATCTACTAACAAGCAG GGCAAGGAAGTTAATCTTTTCCAACCTGCTGGTGAGTTCTTACCAATGATTGATGAG GTTTTTAGATCTCTTATTGAGCTCACAAAAGACATCACGGGAGCAAAGGTTGAGAACAACAAATTCTGTGTTTCTGTACATTATCGTAATGTAGATGAGAAG AGTTGGTCAACTATTGGAGAATCTGTTGATGAACTGTTAAAACACTACCCACGTCTGCGATTGACTCATGGCCGGAAG GTTTTAGAAGTCAGGCCTGTGCTTAACTGGGACAAGGGGAAAgctgtcgagttcttacttgaATCGTTGG gGTTGAAAAATTGTGATGATGTTCTTCCCATATACGTTGGAGATGATCGTACAGATGAAGATGCATTCAAG GTCTTGAGAGAGGGAAATAAAGGTTACGGAATCTTAGTATCTTCTGCACCAAAAGAAAGCAGTGCGTTTTACTCTCTGAGGGATCCATCTGAG GTGATGGAATTCCTCAAGTGCTTGGTATCATGGAAGAAGTCAAGTGGTTTTAGCAATTAA